A window from Kwoniella pini CBS 10737 chromosome 1, complete sequence encodes these proteins:
- a CDS encoding elongator complex protein 3: protein MIAPPTSQSELHLLCVSSVVRDLIATYNDASTSSKPIQQPNLTALRQKYAGKYGLRAVPRLTDVLAAVPEEWKDRLRGWLKAKPVRTASGVAVVAVMCKPHRCPHVAMTGNICVYCPGGPDSDFEYSTQSYTGYEPTSMRAIRARYDPYEQARGRVNQLKDLGHSVDKVEIIIMGGTFMSMPEDYRHKFAAGLHNALSGHVTDDIDEAVKFSEQSKIKCVGITIETRPDYCLKPHLSQMLRYGCTRLEIGVQSVYEDVARDTNRGHTVRAVSESFHMSKDAGYKIVAHMMPDLPNCGTERDIWQFQEFFENPAFRSDGLKLYPTLVIRGTGLYELWRTGKYKNYPPNALVDIVARIMALVPPWTRVYRVQRDIPMPLVSSGVENGNLRELALARMKDFGAECRDVRYREVGLHEIHNRIRPQDLELLRRDYAANGGWETFLSYEDPAQDILIGLLRLRKCSEDGTFRKELVGMDGGCSLVRELHVYGTAAPVHSRDPKKFQHQGIGTLLMEEAERIAREEHGSGRIAVISGVGTRDYYRRLGYFLDGPYMVKDLLY from the exons ATGATAGCTCCACCAACATCACAATCAGAATTACATCTTTTATGCGTTTCATCAGTAGTAAGAGATTTAATTGCAACATATAATGAcgcttcaacttcttcaaaacCAATTCAACAACCTAATTTAACTGCTTTAAGACAAAAATATGCAGGAAAATATGGATTAAGAGCTGTACCTCGTTTAACAGATGTACTTGCTGCTGTACctgaagaatggaaagataGATTAAGAGGTTGGTTAAAAGCTAAACCTGTTAGAACAGCTTCGGGTGTAGCTGTTGTAGCTGTTATGTGTAAACCACATAGATGTCCACATGTAGCTATGACTGGTAATATTTGCGT CTATTGTCCTGGAGGACCTGATTCGGATTTTGAATACTCTACTCAATCTTATACGGGATATGAACCTACTTCGATGAGAGCGATTAGGGCGAGATATGATCCATATGAACAAGCTCGGGGAAgagtaaatcaattgaaagatttagGTCATAGTGTGGATAAAGTAGAAATCAT CATCATGGGGGGAACATTTATGTCAATGCCAGAAGATTATAGACATAAATTCGCAGCTGGTTTACACAATGCATTAAGTGGACACGTAACGGATGATATAGATGAAGCAGTAAAATTTTCAgaacaatcaaaaataaaatgtGTTGGAATAACAATTGAAACTAGACCTGATTATTGTTTAAAACCTCATTTATCACAAATGTTAAGATATGGATGTACAAGATTAGAAATTGGTGTTCAAAGTGTTTATGAAGATGTTGCAAGAGATACAAATCGTGGACATACTGTTAGAGCTGTTTCTGAAAGTTTTCATATGTCAAAAGATGCTGGATATAAAATCGTTGCTCATATGATGCctgatttacctaattGTGGAACTGAAAGAGATATTTGGCAATTCCAA GAATTCTTTGAAAATCCAGCATTTAGATCAGATGGTCTTAAACTATATCCAACTTTGGTTATTCGAGGTACAG GATTGTACGAACTATGGCGAACTggaaaatacaaaaattACCCACCAAACGCATTGGTAGATATAGTAGCTAGAATCATGGCTTTAGTACCCCCTTGGACGAGAGTATATAGAGTACAAAGAGATATACCTATGCCACTGGTTTCGTCAGGTGTTgagaatggaaatttaAGAGAATTGGCTTTGGCCAGAATGAAAGATTTCGGTGCGGAATGTAGAGATGTAAGATACCGAGAAGTTGGT TTGCACGAAATACATAATCGAATTCGACCACAAGATTTGGAATTGCTTAGAAGAGATTATGCAGCGAATGGAGGATGGGAAACTTTTTTATCGTACGAAGATCCAGCTCAAGATATCTTAATTGGTTTATTACGTTTGAGAAAATGTTCAGAAGATGGTACTTTCCGAAAAGAATTGGTTGGAATGGATGGTGGTTGTAGTTTAGTAAGAGAATTG CACGTATATGGTACAGCCGCACCTGTACATTCTCGAGATCCCAAGAAATTCCAACATCAAGGTATAGGAACTTTGTTAATGGAAGAGGCTGAACGTATAGCAAGAGAGGAACATGGTAGTGGACGAATTGCAGTCATTTCAG GTGTCGGTACGAGAGATTACTATAGACGACTTGGTTATTTCCTTGATGGACCCTATATGGTCAAAGATTTATTGTATTAG